ATTGCCAAAGTTACCCGGACCACCTACCCATTGTTCTGTGAAGTAAATATTCTTCTCCGGATAGGCATTGTGTACCTGCGTCAGGGCACTGATGTCGCCACCATACAGGTGAAAGGCAGAACCGTCCACATAGGGGTAAGCTGCGGCATCGCCCAGGATGGCAGCAGGGTACTCGGGTTTATCAGCATTATGATCGTATACGATGATCTTTGTAGTCAGGCCGGCCGCTTTAAAAGCAGGTCCCAGATGGTTCTTTACAAAGTCGGCCTGCTCATTCGCCTGCATCACCATACTTGGGTTGTTGCCACCATGTAAAGGTTCGTTCTGGGGAGTGATCGCATCAATGGTAATGCCTTCCGCTTTCATTGCCTGGATATACTTCACAAAGTATTTTGCATAAGCAGCATAGTATTCCGGCTTCAGACTGCCTCCTTTAGACGCATTGTTCGTCTTCATCCAGGAAGGAGCTGACCAGGGAGAACCGAGTATTTTAATATTGGGAGACAATGCAACTACCTTCTTCAGAATAGGCAGCAGGTCTTTACGTTCTTTCTCTATACTGAACTTCGCCATATCCACATCAGTCTCACCAGCGGGAAGGTCATTATAGGTAAATGGCGCTACGCTCAGATCAGAGGCACCAATACTCACCCGCAGATAACTTACACCGAGGTGCGCTGTATCGGGCAGGAAGAGTTCTTTTAACAAAGCATCCTGTGCATCGGCAGTAAGCGCATTGATCAGCATGGCGCTACCATCAGTCAGGCAATAGCCGAAGCCATCTATTGACTGATAGGACTGTGATTCATCAACCTTAATTGTAGGATATACATTCACCGTATCTTTAAACAACAGGCTTACTTTCTGTTTTTGCAATAACACAGACTTATCGCCTTTGGTCAGCCACATATTCACATCTGTTGTATCTTTTCCAACAGGTGGATCAACAGGCGTAACAGGTGTATCACCGCCATTATCTTTACAAGCGGCAAAAGCGATCATGCCTGATAGCAGGAAGGTGGTCAGACTGATCTTTGTTTTATACTGGAATCTCATTTTTCAATCATTTTGTAAACACGGACATAATCAACATCCATGGTAACGGGATAAATGGAGTCGTCCATTCCCTGCGCACCACCCCAGTCGCCACCGACAGCGATGTTCATCAGGAGATGAAATTTCTTATCGAAGGGCCATACAGTGTAGCCTTTCCCTTCATTCTTAAACTCGAAGATCAGCTGATCATCAATGTAGCCACGCAATGCGAAAGGAGTCCAGTCCATACGATAGAGATGGTAAGCAGTGGTGGCATTGCTGATCTTTTTCGTTGCCGATTTCTGTGTACCTATTTTAAAATAATAGGCTTCCGTATGAGCAGTGATATGGACTACATCAGGATCATATCCCACATGCTCCATGATATCGATCTCACCTGATTTAGGCCAGTCACCATATGCCCAGTCAGTAGGTAACATCCACAAAGCGGGCCAGGTACCTTTGCCGGCAGGCAGTTTTGCCCTGATCTCAATACGTCCGTAAAGGAAATCGCCTTTCCCTCTGCTGACGAGGCGGGCCGAAGTATAGTTACGGTTTTCCTTAGCTTCTTTTTTAGCGGTAATGGTCAGTTTGCCGTCAGCGACAGCAGCATTATCGATACTATTGGTATAGTATTCCAGTTCGTTATTCCCCCAACCACTACCACCAATATCATATCCCCATTTGGTAGCATCGGGTAAACCGGTATAATCAAATTCATCCGCCCACACAGGAGTGGTTTCAAATGTCCAGCCCTTGTCTACAGGGCCCTGAGGTATTACAGGGTCAGGGGTACTGCCACCACCATCACCTTTTCCTGAGCAGGAAAGAAGATGAATGCCAAGTAGGATGAAGGGAAGGTATTTTAGTTGTTTCATACATGCGTTTTAAAAAATTAGGAATTAAAAATCAGGAATTAAGAATTGGTTGGCCGTCAGTTTTACGAGGCATCAGTCCTGCTAACAGTGATGTTATTAAAACATTAACTCATCACAGGCATTGATGGAAAAGACAGTCTCCAATATTTGCTAATTCCTAATTCTTAATTCCTAACTCCTAATCAATTTAGATTTCTTCCAGGAACTTCACATCATCCATCACGATGCCACCCGTACCTAAGGTACCACCGGCACTGCCAGCTTTCACGACGATGTAAACATCCCCTGTTTTTGTAAACGACATAACGCCATTTTTGTTCTTACCAGTACCATCGCAACCAATAACAGC
The DNA window shown above is from Chitinophaga agri and carries:
- a CDS encoding glycoside hydrolase family 30 protein, with the translated sequence MRFQYKTKISLTTFLLSGMIAFAACKDNGGDTPVTPVDPPVGKDTTDVNMWLTKGDKSVLLQKQKVSLLFKDTVNVYPTIKVDESQSYQSIDGFGYCLTDGSAMLINALTADAQDALLKELFLPDTAHLGVSYLRVSIGASDLSVAPFTYNDLPAGETDVDMAKFSIEKERKDLLPILKKVVALSPNIKILGSPWSAPSWMKTNNASKGGSLKPEYYAAYAKYFVKYIQAMKAEGITIDAITPQNEPLHGGNNPSMVMQANEQADFVKNHLGPAFKAAGLTTKIIVYDHNADKPEYPAAILGDAAAYPYVDGSAFHLYGGDISALTQVHNAYPEKNIYFTEQWVGGPGNFGNDLKWHVSTLIVGATRNWSRNVLEWNLAADPNYGPHTDGGCTTCLGALTIGSGVIRNVAYYIIGHASKFVRPGSVRIASNITSKLDNVAFKTPDGKKALIVVNSGDTPQSFNIQYNGKLVTTSLANGAVATYIW
- a CDS encoding glycoside hydrolase family 16 protein, with the translated sequence MKQLKYLPFILLGIHLLSCSGKGDGGGSTPDPVIPQGPVDKGWTFETTPVWADEFDYTGLPDATKWGYDIGGSGWGNNELEYYTNSIDNAAVADGKLTITAKKEAKENRNYTSARLVSRGKGDFLYGRIEIRAKLPAGKGTWPALWMLPTDWAYGDWPKSGEIDIMEHVGYDPDVVHITAHTEAYYFKIGTQKSATKKISNATTAYHLYRMDWTPFALRGYIDDQLIFEFKNEGKGYTVWPFDKKFHLLMNIAVGGDWGGAQGMDDSIYPVTMDVDYVRVYKMIEK